A genomic stretch from Falco cherrug isolate bFalChe1 chromosome 1, bFalChe1.pri, whole genome shotgun sequence includes:
- the LOC102054661 gene encoding coagulation factor XI isoform X4: MWNLECESCVVPAALCWAVCSAGWGKEQKCAFRTRSLFFFSTACSPDVHAGLDMEGNIHDVAMVDSYQQCQKRCTNDKHCHFFTYASETFHNANLRKKCFLKHTSVGTPTSIKVLDEVVSGFSLKPCQLSEIDCQMDIFEDQEFSGMNITSFFTPDISVCQTICTYFPKCLFFTFFTREWQIKSQRNLCLLKTSTNGIPEALTSRENALSGFGLLNCRRSFPACTSRTYMHMDFLGDELNVTYTKGHRACQQVCTDMVRCQFFTYFPLQDSCNEERKCECHLRMSSNGSPVEIVHGPGRISGYSLRLCKKKASTVCMQHSARTIRIVGGTDSSPGEWPWQVSLHVKLPRQRHLCGGSIISNQWVLTAAHCVMSLENPNIWRVYAGILKQSEINEDTPFFKVEEIIVHPQYKYAQTGYDIALMKLDKPMNFTDLQLPICLPSKEDANILYTDCWVIGWGYRKEKGRVEDILQKATVPLMSREECQARYRKHRIGDKVICAGYDEGGRDACKGDSGGPLSCRHEEVWYLVGITSWGEGCARPRQPGVYTKVAEYSDWILEKTT, from the exons ATGTGGAATCTGGAATGTGAGAGCTGTGTTGTACCAGCTGCTCTCTGTTGGGCAGTTTGCAGTGCAGGGTGGGGAAAAGAACAGAAGTGTGCTTTCAGAACTcggtctctcttttttttttccacagcttgcAGCCCAGATGTCCACGCAGGACTGGATATGGAAGGGAATATTCATGATGTTGCTATGGTTGACAGCTATCAACAGTGTCAAAAAAGATGTACCAATGACAAACATTGTCATTTTTTTACATATGCCTCAGAAACATTTCACAATGCAAACTTACG taaaaaatgcttcttgaaACATACCAGTGTAGGAACTCCAACCAGCATAAAGGTGCTTGATGAGGTTGTGTCTGGATTCTCTTTAAAGCCATGCCAGCTTTCTGAAATAG ATTGTCAAATGGACATTTTTGAAGATCAAGAATTTTCAGGAATGAATATTACCAGTTTTTTCACTCCTGACATCTCTGTCTGCCAAACTATCTGTACATATTTCCCAAAGTGCTTGTTCTTTACATTCTTTACCAGAGAATGGCAAATCAAATCCCAAAG aaatctttGCCTTCTGAAGACGTCAACAAATGGGATACCAGAGGCACTTACATCGCGAGAAAATGCTTTATCAGGCTTTGGTCTCCTAAACTGCAGAAGATCCTTTCCTG CCTGCACTTCTCGCACTTACATGCATATGGATTTTTTGGGAGATGAACTCAATGTCACTTATACTAAAGGACACAGAGCCTGTCAGCAGGTTTGCACAGACATGGTCCGCTGCCAATTTTTTACCTACTTTCCTCTCCAAGATTCATGCAATGAGGAGAg AAAGTGTGAGTGTCACCTAAGAATGTCTTCAAATGGATCTCCAGTGGAAATAGTACACGGGCCAGGAAGGATCTCTGGATACTCACTAagattatgtaaaaaaaaagccagtacTG TGTGTATGCAGCATTCTGCAAGAACTATTAGGATCGTTGGAGGGACAGACTCTTCCCCGGGTGAATGGCCGTGGCAAGTCAGTTTGCATGTGAAATTACCTCGTCAGAGACACCTCTGTGGGGGCTCTATCATCAGCAACCAGTGGGTTCTCACAGCTGCTCACTGCGTCATGAG TCTTGAGAATCCCAACATTTGGCGTGTTTAtgctggtattttaaaacaatcagaaataaatgagGATACGCCCTTCTTCAAAGTGGAAGAGATTATTGTTCACCCTCAGTATAAATACGCACAGACTGGATATGACATTGCTTTAATGAAACTTGATAAGCCTATGAATTTTACTG aTCTTCAACTGCCTATTTGCCTGCCATCAAAAGAAGATGCTAACATACTTTATACTGACTGTTGGGTAATTGGCTGGggttacagaaaagaaaaag GTCGTGTGGAAGATATCCTTCAGAAGGCTACCGTTCCCCTCATGTCCAGGGAGGAGTGCCAGGCAAGGTACCGGAAGCACAGAATAGGTGACAAAGTGATCTGTGCTGGCTATGACGAAGGTGGAAGGGATGCTTGTAAG
- the LOC102054661 gene encoding coagulation factor XI isoform X3 has protein sequence MMVSGTVVRAPCSGGQRQCQSLPVFSFAVQYCTVPALLIWFHHTSHLVTEVSMGCGIWNVRAVLYQLLSVGQFAVQGGEKNRSVLSELGLSFFFPQLAAQMSTQDWIWKGIFMMLLWLTAINSVKKDVPMTNIVIFLHMPQKHFTMQTYDCQMDIFEDQEFSGMNITSFFTPDISVCQTICTYFPKCLFFTFFTREWQIKSQRNLCLLKTSTNGIPEALTSRENALSGFGLLNCRRSFPACTSRTYMHMDFLGDELNVTYTKGHRACQQVCTDMVRCQFFTYFPLQDSCNEERKCECHLRMSSNGSPVEIVHGPGRISGYSLRLCKKKASTVCMQHSARTIRIVGGTDSSPGEWPWQVSLHVKLPRQRHLCGGSIISNQWVLTAAHCVMSLENPNIWRVYAGILKQSEINEDTPFFKVEEIIVHPQYKYAQTGYDIALMKLDKPMNFTDLQLPICLPSKEDANILYTDCWVIGWGYRKEKGRVEDILQKATVPLMSREECQARYRKHRIGDKVICAGYDEGGRDACKGDSGGPLSCRHEEVWYLVGITSWGEGCARPRQPGVYTKVAEYSDWILEKTT, from the exons ATGATGGTCTCAGGCACAGTGGTTAGAGCTCCTTGCTCCGGTGGGCAGAGGCAGTGTCAAAGTCTGccagttttttcctttgccGTGCAGTACTGTACTGTACCTGCACTTCTGATTTGGTTCCATCATACTTCACATCTAGTAACTGAAGTGAGCATGGGATGTGGAATCTGGAATGTGAGAGCTGTGTTGTACCAGCTGCTCTCTGTTGGGCAGTTTGCAGTGCAGGGTGGGGAAAAGAACAGAAGTGTGCTTTCAGAACTcggtctctcttttttttttccacagcttgcAGCCCAGATGTCCACGCAGGACTGGATATGGAAGGGAATATTCATGATGTTGCTATGGTTGACAGCTATCAACAGTGTCAAAAAAGATGTACCAATGACAAACATTGTCATTTTTTTACATATGCCTCAGAAACATTTCACAATGCAAACTTACG ATTGTCAAATGGACATTTTTGAAGATCAAGAATTTTCAGGAATGAATATTACCAGTTTTTTCACTCCTGACATCTCTGTCTGCCAAACTATCTGTACATATTTCCCAAAGTGCTTGTTCTTTACATTCTTTACCAGAGAATGGCAAATCAAATCCCAAAG aaatctttGCCTTCTGAAGACGTCAACAAATGGGATACCAGAGGCACTTACATCGCGAGAAAATGCTTTATCAGGCTTTGGTCTCCTAAACTGCAGAAGATCCTTTCCTG CCTGCACTTCTCGCACTTACATGCATATGGATTTTTTGGGAGATGAACTCAATGTCACTTATACTAAAGGACACAGAGCCTGTCAGCAGGTTTGCACAGACATGGTCCGCTGCCAATTTTTTACCTACTTTCCTCTCCAAGATTCATGCAATGAGGAGAg AAAGTGTGAGTGTCACCTAAGAATGTCTTCAAATGGATCTCCAGTGGAAATAGTACACGGGCCAGGAAGGATCTCTGGATACTCACTAagattatgtaaaaaaaaagccagtacTG TGTGTATGCAGCATTCTGCAAGAACTATTAGGATCGTTGGAGGGACAGACTCTTCCCCGGGTGAATGGCCGTGGCAAGTCAGTTTGCATGTGAAATTACCTCGTCAGAGACACCTCTGTGGGGGCTCTATCATCAGCAACCAGTGGGTTCTCACAGCTGCTCACTGCGTCATGAG TCTTGAGAATCCCAACATTTGGCGTGTTTAtgctggtattttaaaacaatcagaaataaatgagGATACGCCCTTCTTCAAAGTGGAAGAGATTATTGTTCACCCTCAGTATAAATACGCACAGACTGGATATGACATTGCTTTAATGAAACTTGATAAGCCTATGAATTTTACTG aTCTTCAACTGCCTATTTGCCTGCCATCAAAAGAAGATGCTAACATACTTTATACTGACTGTTGGGTAATTGGCTGGggttacagaaaagaaaaag GTCGTGTGGAAGATATCCTTCAGAAGGCTACCGTTCCCCTCATGTCCAGGGAGGAGTGCCAGGCAAGGTACCGGAAGCACAGAATAGGTGACAAAGTGATCTGTGCTGGCTATGACGAAGGTGGAAGGGATGCTTGTAAG